One window of Triticum dicoccoides isolate Atlit2015 ecotype Zavitan chromosome 5A, WEW_v2.0, whole genome shotgun sequence genomic DNA carries:
- the LOC119299628 gene encoding uncharacterized protein LOC119299628 isoform X2: protein MPSINPVVQHRVPKIGMPPPDRPGPAPWQRAYPPTVTFNFNGRSHHDLSAPLVEPASLGEQSSRWPSRFPPAGRGVEALFPRGCSEVLLIRAPSSVLEHHGKAKAVRHLGIRLLEMMSLRSEMVLLK from the exons ATGCCATCCATCAACCCCGTCGTCCAGCACCGGGTGCCTAAGATCGGCATGCCTCCTCCCGAT CGTCCTGGACCAGCACCATGGCAACGAGCGTATCCCCCTACCGTGACCTTCAACTTCAATGGCAGATCCCACCACGACTTGTCAGCACCGTTGGTGGAACCAGCGTCCTTAGGTGAGCAATCGTCCAGATGGCCATCACGCTTCCCCCCAGCAG GTAGAGGAGTAGAGGCGTTGTTTCCACGGGGCTGTAGTGAGGTGTTGCTGATTAGAGCACCATCATCAGTTCTTGAGCACCATGGCAAGGCAAAG GCAGTCAGACATCTTGGCATTCGACTGTTGGAGATGATGAGCTTGAGAAGTGAGATGGTTCTGTTGAAGTAA
- the LOC119299628 gene encoding uncharacterized protein LOC119299628 isoform X1, with protein MPSINPVVQHRVPKIGMPPPDRPGPAPWQRAYPPTVTFNFNGRSHHDLSAPLVEPASLGEQSSRWPSRFPPAGRGVEALFPRGCSEVLLIRAPSSVLEHHGKAKNKKGGSTYCGEGEVMVASPEKLITLALLEY; from the exons ATGCCATCCATCAACCCCGTCGTCCAGCACCGGGTGCCTAAGATCGGCATGCCTCCTCCCGAT CGTCCTGGACCAGCACCATGGCAACGAGCGTATCCCCCTACCGTGACCTTCAACTTCAATGGCAGATCCCACCACGACTTGTCAGCACCGTTGGTGGAACCAGCGTCCTTAGGTGAGCAATCGTCCAGATGGCCATCACGCTTCCCCCCAGCAG GTAGAGGAGTAGAGGCGTTGTTTCCACGGGGCTGTAGTGAGGTGTTGCTGATTAGAGCACCATCATCAGTTCTTGAGCACCATGGCAAGGCAAAG aataaaaaaggaggtagtacttactgtggggaaggtgaagtgatggttgcttcgcccgagaAACTTATTACTCTGGCATTATTGGAGTACTAG